The following are encoded together in the Pseudomonas sp. IB20 genome:
- a CDS encoding CopD family protein — protein sequence MTAFSLAYTLHVLAALVWVGGMFFAWMILRPAAMAALEGPARLKLWANVFQRFFVWVWVAVAVLPISGIGLLQLRFSGFETAPRYVQVMMGLYLVMTALFIRIQALKFPELRKAVAAEDWPTGAAVLGQIRKLVGINLIVGLVVVAIASARPMF from the coding sequence ATGACCGCGTTTAGCCTCGCTTACACCCTGCATGTATTGGCCGCCCTGGTTTGGGTCGGCGGTATGTTTTTTGCCTGGATGATCCTGCGCCCCGCCGCCATGGCGGCACTTGAGGGCCCTGCCCGGCTCAAGCTGTGGGCGAATGTGTTTCAACGTTTTTTCGTGTGGGTCTGGGTCGCGGTGGCGGTTTTGCCGATCAGCGGCATCGGCCTGCTGCAACTGCGCTTCAGCGGGTTTGAGACCGCGCCGCGCTATGTGCAAGTGATGATGGGCTTGTATCTGGTGATGACGGCGCTGTTTATCCGTATCCAGGCGTTGAAGTTCCCGGAACTGCGCAAGGCGGTGGCGGCTGAGGATTGGCCGACAGGTGCGGCTGTGCTGGGGCAGATTCGCAAGTTGGTGGGGATTAATCTGATTGTTGGGTTGGTGGTGGTGGCGATTGCTTCGGCTCGGCCGATGTTCTGA